CTCTCTGAACGTGCTTGCATTAGGAGGAAACAACCTTCATGGTGAAATTCCTCACTTTGCACAACTTCCATTCCTCTCTTACTTGGCATGCAGTTATAATCATCTCTCGGGGACGATCCCAATCTCGCTCGGACGACTTTCATCTCTAGAACATCTCGATCTCGGGGTGAACAACTTAACAGGAGAAATACCGTCATCCCTTTACAATCTATCATCCCTGAACACCTTAGCACTCTCTTATAACCAACTCAAGGGAACTCTACCCTCCGATATCGGAAATGCTTTTCCGAACCTTCAAGTCCTTCTTATGGAGGGAAATCAGCTCGGGGCGCAAATTCCAGCATCCTTGTCTAATGCTTCTGAGCTATATGAGCTTGAGCTATCATTCAATGCATTCCATGGCACGATACCGCAGAGCCTTGGAGCCTTGCAGAGCCTCTTTCGGCTCACACTGGCCGTCAATCGACTAGAAGCCAGGAATCCTAGTGATTGGAGCTTCTTTACGGCACTTACTAACTGCACCAGTCTCCAAGTATTGGATTTAGGATACAATCTACTTCAAGGCATGATGCCCAAATCAATAGTCAATCTTTCCACTAGTCTTAATTTTTTGTCACTCAGTAACAACCAAATATCAGGAATTATACCTACTGAGATTGAGAAGCTCATCAATCTAACTGTTCTTGACATGAGTGTTAACGATCTTCGAGGCACCATTCCGGTAGAAATCAGTCATCTTTGGCAGTTACAGTACTTGGATCTGTCGAACAACATGCTCTCGGGCAAAATTCCACCCACGTTAGGCAAACTAACACGAATGGACCAGCTCTATCTCGGCAGCAATGAATTTGAAGGAGCCATTCCGCCGACATTAAGCAACATGTTAATGCTAGAGTCGTTAAATCTATCAAATAATAGGCTAAGCGGTAGCATTCCGCAAGAAGTTTTGACCCTTTCATCGCTCACAAACTTCCTTGACTTGTCGCATAATTTACTGAACGGTTCATTACCGTTGGAAGTGGGCAACTTGATAATTATCGGGGCGCTTGATCTCTCAAATAACAGGCTCTCTGGTGAGACTCCAGACACCATCGGCAAATGCACCGTCTTGGAAATTCTTCATTTAGAGAATAACTTATTTCAAGGGTCCATTCCTTCCTCCATAAGCAATTTAAGAGGGCTTCAGGAGCTTGATCTCTCAAAAAACTTCTACTCGGGCCCAATACCCGCATTCCTTGATGAGCTCCCGGATCTACAATACTTGAATCTCTCCTTCAACAGTTTTGAGGGTCGAGTGCCAATGAAAGGGGTTTTTAAGAATGCGAGCGAAGTCTCACTTATCGGAAACCCTAAACTCTGTGGGGGAATTCCAGAATTTCACTTGCCGGAATGCACTTCGGTCGCCTTTGCAGCAAAACATAACTCTGATTATAAACTCAAGGTAATACTCATTCCTATAGCTGGagcaattttgtgtttgattatAATCATGTGCTTGCTTCGGATACATCACTTGATAAAAAACTCTCGAAGAAAGCCGCTGTTGAGGTTTTCCTTAAGAAACCGACACACGAAAGTATCTTACGATGAGCTCTACAGGGCTACAAATGGGTTCTCCTCAGATAATCTGATGGGCACGGGAAGTTTTGGGTCGGTTTATAAAGCCGCCATGAACTATGAAAATGCCGACATCGTTGCGGTGAAAGTGCTTAACCTTCAACAGCATGGGGCTTTCAGGAGTTTTATGTCTGAATGTGAAGCCCTGAGAAGCATTCGACATCGAAATCTTGTCAAAATTCTTACATCGTGCTCTAGTTTGGATCACCGCGGTAACGATTTCAAGGCCTTGGTTTTTGAGTACATGCCTAATGGTAGCTTAGAAGAGTGGCTACATCCTAATGCATGCCAAAATAGGCCATTCAGAAGCCTAAGCCTAATCCAGAGGTTGAACATAGCTGTCGACGTAGCCTCCGCATTAGAGTATCTTCATCACGGAGGGTCCGTGCCGATTGTTCACTGTGATCTTAAACCCAGCAACATCCTTCTTAACAATGAAATGACGGCGCACGTGGGCGATTTCGGGTTAGCAAAGTTTCTGCGGCAACCGCCCGACGAATCATCAGAGCGTTCATCTACCAGCACTGTGGGAATCAAAGGATCTATTGGTTATGTTCCTCCAGGTGAGAAATATGCAATAAAATGATTACTTTTCCCTGCTTTACAGCATTTCAGAAAAGAATATAACACGTCTTTATTTGATTCCCATCTATACTGCATCTAACACTTTTTGCTGCAAAAACAAGTGAATGGCAcaagtttaataaataaaattagagatttagtctaataaaaattagtagaaaaggGAAGAAAATATTATGGGAAATAAAAAGGATGCTAGATATTAGCTACGAAAACCGACATACTGGAGTTAGAATAAACTGCTTGATGCTTACTACTAAAAACAGATTAATTATGATTAGTAAACAAGCAAGAGCAGaaactttatttctaaatatcTGATTCTGATTTAGAGTCAATTTATAAACTAAAAGATCAAATTCAGTTTTTGTAACTATGGCTTGGAAACAGTGGgaaccaaatccaaatccaaatgaaTTCACCTGACAATCTCGTATTGTCTGTTTCCAATTTACTAATGTTGTGCAGAGTATGGAATGGGCTGTAAACCATCTAGGCTCGGCGATGTGTACAG
This DNA window, taken from Ananas comosus cultivar F153 linkage group 5, ASM154086v1, whole genome shotgun sequence, encodes the following:
- the LOC109710346 gene encoding LRR receptor-like serine/threonine-protein kinase GSO1 → MALASLVLVRRMEGFFHAFFLINLLYVISATWCTATAAAGIKEAASDRADLLSFKSLVDDDPFGALSSWNNGSLHYCRWRGVSCGRRHPDRVTALDLKSLRLAGLISPSVANLTFIQRIDLSDNKLDGSIPEELGSLRRLRFLNLSVNSLRGTIPSSLGNCSNLQVLNLRDNKLNGEISPTLSRLSGLRELILNQNMLQGTIPDSIGNLSSLLSLSLGNNSLSGAMPPSFGGLLSLKMLEIQSTSLTGTIPPTLANLSSLNVLALGGNNLHGEIPHFAQLPFLSYLACSYNHLSGTIPISLGRLSSLEHLDLGVNNLTGEIPSSLYNLSSLNTLALSYNQLKGTLPSDIGNAFPNLQVLLMEGNQLGAQIPASLSNASELYELELSFNAFHGTIPQSLGALQSLFRLTLAVNRLEARNPSDWSFFTALTNCTSLQVLDLGYNLLQGMMPKSIVNLSTSLNFLSLSNNQISGIIPTEIEKLINLTVLDMSVNDLRGTIPVEISHLWQLQYLDLSNNMLSGKIPPTLGKLTRMDQLYLGSNEFEGAIPPTLSNMLMLESLNLSNNRLSGSIPQEVLTLSSLTNFLDLSHNLLNGSLPLEVGNLIIIGALDLSNNRLSGETPDTIGKCTVLEILHLENNLFQGSIPSSISNLRGLQELDLSKNFYSGPIPAFLDELPDLQYLNLSFNSFEGRVPMKGVFKNASELEQFCV
- the LOC109711048 gene encoding probable LRR receptor-like serine/threonine-protein kinase At3g47570 — encoded protein: MCLLRIHHLIKNSRRKPLLRFSLRNRHTKVSYDELYRATNGFSSDNLMGTGSFGSVYKAAMNYENADIVAVKVLNLQQHGAFRSFMSECEALRSIRHRNLVKILTSCSSLDHRGNDFKALVFEYMPNGSLEEWLHPNACQNRPFRSLSLIQRLNIAVDVASALEYLHHGGSVPIVHCDLKPSNILLNNEMTAHVGDFGLAKFLRQPPDESSERSSTSTVGIKGSIGYVPPEYGMGCKPSRLGDVYSYGILLLEMFTGMSPVDDMFKDGLSLREYVRAAAASPEHLMDIIDRNLHSADNDIAYREECVRDCMVLVFDCGLSCSNESPYERSDMTKVLKELSAARERLLS